A region of Dermochelys coriacea isolate rDerCor1 chromosome 1, rDerCor1.pri.v4, whole genome shotgun sequence DNA encodes the following proteins:
- the C1H3orf52 gene encoding TPA-induced transmembrane protein, protein MNGRVPEHECQAIELQRGRELEEENEADHNKPLNPEASITNKGRAYYWRSCGNTIFWKCKLWMVISSVFLGLLLVIIISLILYSEVYIDEDEYWDPESVSSGNYRSFSGTLQIKCAARSNYSEDLTKRLIDVYSASPALGRYFITAQVDSFSHENATAFYQLVFSLPPVADEFMKYTMSEEFVMNVLRQNIYDQEDTYDQEASECTKIRLDPTSLTLT, encoded by the exons ATGAATGGTCGTGTTCCTGAACATGAATGTCAGGCTATTGAATTACAGCGGGGGAGAGAACTTGAGGAGGAAAATGAGGCGGACCATAATAAACCTCTTAATCCTGAAGCATCTATAACAAATAAG GGGAGAGCCTACTACTGGAGGTCTTGTGGTAACACAATTTTTTGGAAATGTAAACTGTGGATGGTTATATCTTCAGTTTTCCTAGGGCTCCTTCTAGTGATTATTATCAGCTTAATTCTTTATTCAG AGGTTTACATCGATGAAGATGAATATTGGGATCCTGAATCAGTATCAAGTGGAAATTATCGCAGTTTTTCTGGAACACTACAAATAAAGTGTGCTGCTCGATCAAATTACTCTGAAGATCTTACTAAGAGG CTAATAGATGTCTACAGTGCATCTCCAGCCCTGGGGCGCTATTTTATCACTGCTCAAGTGGATTCCTTCAG TCATGAAAATGCCACTGCATTCTACCAGCTGGTGTTCTCCTTACCACCAGTGGCTGACGAGTTCATGAAGTACACGATGAGTGAAGAGTTTGTGATGAATGTCTTGCGACAAAATATTTATGATCAGGAAGATACTTATGATCAGGAAGCATCTGAATGTACTAAGATAAGGCTTGATCCAACTTCTCTCACACTAACTT ag